The following proteins are co-located in the Bordetella bronchialis genome:
- a CDS encoding LysR family transcriptional regulator, translated as MQIDFLGMQAFLAIVEQGGFQQAAAHLCLSQTAVSHRIRKLEASLGVTLLARTTRDVTLTDAGRALLPRVRSAMREFELSYDALRQHSKTAPQWLAFGCLPTLAAHRIAPALARFRELHPAIAVRVFDNSIQEIAELTHAETTLFGISVATANPYNLAVDPFADEPFVLVCRPDHPLAKRRAVRWDQLKGETLIRISLPAGNSTAIDDALGQRRLPLRWAYESQHTAVALSFVREGLGLTVVPALSVGAGDGLVARPLLQPSIARRLAVLTRRGAVLSGPAQVLRDLLVAALCAGLPPQDDEPDE; from the coding sequence ATGCAGATCGACTTCCTTGGCATGCAGGCTTTTCTGGCGATCGTGGAGCAAGGCGGCTTCCAGCAGGCCGCCGCGCATCTGTGCCTGTCGCAGACCGCCGTCAGCCACCGTATCCGTAAGTTGGAGGCCAGTCTCGGCGTCACGCTGCTGGCCCGCACCACACGCGACGTTACGCTGACCGACGCGGGCCGGGCGCTACTGCCGCGCGTACGCAGCGCCATGCGGGAGTTCGAGCTTTCCTATGATGCGCTGCGCCAGCACAGCAAAACAGCGCCGCAATGGCTGGCCTTCGGCTGCCTTCCCACGCTGGCGGCCCACCGTATCGCGCCTGCGCTGGCGCGCTTCCGGGAGCTTCATCCCGCCATCGCCGTCCGCGTGTTCGATAACTCCATCCAGGAAATCGCCGAACTCACCCACGCCGAGACGACTCTCTTCGGCATCTCCGTCGCCACCGCCAATCCGTACAACCTGGCCGTCGATCCCTTCGCCGACGAACCCTTCGTGCTGGTTTGCCGGCCCGACCATCCCCTGGCCAAGCGGCGCGCCGTGCGTTGGGACCAGCTGAAAGGCGAAACCTTGATCCGCATCAGCCTGCCCGCCGGGAACAGCACCGCCATCGACGACGCCCTGGGCCAGCGGCGACTGCCGCTGCGCTGGGCCTATGAATCGCAGCATACGGCCGTCGCCCTGAGCTTCGTGCGGGAGGGACTGGGCCTGACCGTCGTCCCCGCCTTGTCGGTGGGCGCGGGCGATGGCCTGGTGGCGCGGCCCTTGCTGCAGCCCAGCATCGCGCGCCGCCTGGCCGTCCTGACCCGCAGGGGGGCCGTGCTCTCCGGCCCGGCGCAGGTCCTGCGCGATCTGCTCGTGGCCGCGCTGTGCGCCGGCCTCCCGCCACAGGACGATGAACCGGACGAATAA
- a CDS encoding Bug family tripartite tricarboxylate transporter substrate binding protein, whose amino-acid sequence MIRSIAQASASAIAQGIATIVRRAAYGVAVSAGLLAVAAPVAHARYPSQPIRIIVPFGPGGLADISMRLVAQKMGERYGEKMIVENRPGAGGIVAGSATLNAARDGYTFIAFSNGTAISKSLFKLPYDPVTDFTPVSTVAYFDLILVTKANGSLHSVADVLAEARKRPIVLGTINPGSTQNLSAELFKSTSGLNASIIPFKTTSDVVAALIRGDVDVAFESYAAVKGIVDAGQIVPIAATGTKRSDWLPKVPTVRESGLDYDVTGWNAIFAAKGVPDEAVQLINSQLNEVLRMPEVKQRFLDLGTEAKGSTPAEIGAILRGDVDKWGKVIQQAGIQRQ is encoded by the coding sequence ATGATCCGATCCATCGCGCAGGCCAGCGCGAGCGCCATCGCGCAGGGCATCGCAACCATCGTCCGGCGGGCGGCATATGGCGTCGCGGTGTCGGCGGGCTTGCTGGCCGTCGCCGCGCCCGTGGCGCACGCACGCTATCCCAGCCAGCCCATCCGCATCATCGTCCCCTTTGGCCCGGGCGGCCTGGCGGATATCTCCATGCGGCTTGTCGCGCAAAAAATGGGCGAGCGCTACGGCGAGAAGATGATTGTCGAAAACCGCCCCGGCGCCGGCGGCATCGTCGCGGGCAGCGCCACGCTGAATGCGGCCCGCGACGGCTACACCTTCATCGCGTTCTCCAACGGCACCGCCATCAGCAAATCGCTGTTCAAGCTGCCCTATGACCCCGTGACCGACTTTACGCCGGTATCGACGGTCGCGTACTTCGACCTGATCCTGGTGACCAAGGCCAACGGGTCCCTGCATTCCGTGGCCGACGTCCTTGCCGAGGCCAGGAAACGCCCCATCGTACTGGGCACCATCAACCCCGGCAGCACGCAGAATCTCTCGGCCGAGCTCTTCAAGTCCACCTCGGGCCTGAACGCCTCCATCATCCCCTTCAAGACCACGTCGGACGTCGTCGCCGCCTTGATCCGCGGCGATGTCGACGTCGCCTTCGAATCGTATGCCGCGGTCAAGGGCATCGTCGATGCGGGACAGATCGTCCCCATCGCCGCCACCGGCACCAAGCGGTCCGACTGGCTGCCCAAGGTGCCCACCGTGCGGGAAAGCGGCCTGGATTACGACGTGACGGGATGGAACGCGATTTTCGCGGCCAAGGGCGTGCCCGACGAGGCGGTACAGCTTATCAACAGCCAGCTGAACGAAGTCCTGCGCATGCCCGAGGTCAAGCAGCGCTTCCTGGACCTGGGCACCGAAGCCAAGGGCAGCACGCCCGCCGAGATCGGCGCCATCCTGCGTGGCGACGTCGACAAGTGGGGCAAGGTGATCCAGCAGGCCGGCATACAGCGCCAATAA
- a CDS encoding amidohydrolase family protein, which yields MSSIAYPQEGLLVDTHVHVFKQDMPLIPNPRHSPSYSFTVEQLTDVMDRHGVRYAVIAAASPWGDYNDYVIDSVRGNPRLRGTIIAEPSIERAVLDQMDRDGIVGVRLPFISMPQLPDLDSWDYRKFLRRLVDLDWHVHVHIDGPRLPLVLPFLQRSGVKIVIDHIGRPDPVKGIESEGFRAMVESVELGRTWVKLSGAYRLGDYALGCARELCRRVGYEKMLWASDCPFVGGEKDTDYRRAIDWLKQAIPDDDARRRVYGPNALELYFS from the coding sequence ATGAGCAGCATCGCGTACCCACAGGAAGGCCTTCTGGTCGACACCCACGTGCATGTCTTCAAACAGGACATGCCGCTGATCCCAAACCCGCGGCACAGCCCCAGCTACAGCTTTACCGTCGAACAGCTGACGGATGTGATGGACCGGCACGGCGTGCGGTACGCCGTCATCGCGGCGGCCAGCCCCTGGGGCGACTACAACGATTATGTGATCGACTCGGTGCGTGGCAACCCGCGGCTGCGCGGCACCATCATCGCCGAGCCCTCCATCGAGCGAGCGGTGCTGGACCAGATGGACCGCGACGGGATCGTGGGCGTGCGCCTTCCCTTCATCAGCATGCCGCAGTTGCCCGACCTGGATAGCTGGGACTATCGCAAGTTCCTGCGCCGCCTGGTGGACCTGGACTGGCATGTGCACGTGCACATCGACGGCCCGCGCCTGCCGCTGGTGCTGCCTTTCCTGCAACGGTCGGGCGTGAAGATCGTGATCGACCACATCGGCCGGCCCGATCCGGTCAAGGGGATAGAGAGCGAAGGCTTTCGCGCCATGGTGGAATCCGTGGAGCTGGGGCGCACCTGGGTCAAATTGTCCGGCGCCTATCGCCTGGGCGATTACGCATTGGGCTGCGCGCGGGAGCTTTGCCGCCGCGTCGGCTATGAAAAGATGTTGTGGGCCAGCGATTGTCCCTTCGTCGGCGGGGAGAAGGATACCGATTACCGCCGCGCCATCGACTGGCTCAAGCAGGCGATCCCGGACGACGATGCGCGGCGGCGCGTCTACGGGCCGAACGCGCTGGAGCTGTACTTCTCTTGA
- a CDS encoding FAD-dependent monooxygenase produces MNHPILIAGAGPVGLTLAMSLKRRGVDVRIVDKSSARSDKSKALVMWPRTLELMAIQGCTAAFIGAGMRCRGARIFADGDMLAHVRFDIARSTYDYALMIPQSETERVLEEQLAGLGLQVERRVELVAFQEQADGVIATLRHPDGRQETVEAAYLCGCDGAHSTVRHALDAPFEGNTMPSDWILADTYIDGEVAQDELTICWVPQGVLVLFPMGGKRFRVIADIGTSSAQAPAAPTLAGMQEVLDQRGPKGLRAYDPYWLSGFRINERKVKEYRHGRVFLSGDAAHVHSPAGGQGMNTGMQDAFNLAWKLAMVWHGHAAPSLLDSYSPERSAVGDQVLRNAGNMTRIALLRNPVLRELRNLAAGTLSRIPALRQRMVDQLTEVDLHYREGSPLTQSPRGAAERPAPGDRAPDIALRAGDADARGLYDLLGTGRFVVLSVDAPAVDLPQGARSIAVAAIAAADPAWQAGHVYLVRPDAYVALSVRAGDDATIIAALERLETDG; encoded by the coding sequence ATGAACCACCCCATCTTGATCGCCGGCGCGGGTCCGGTCGGATTGACGCTTGCGATGTCGCTGAAGCGCCGCGGCGTGGACGTTCGCATCGTCGACAAATCCAGTGCCCGCAGCGACAAGTCCAAGGCCCTGGTGATGTGGCCGCGCACGCTGGAGCTGATGGCCATCCAGGGCTGCACGGCCGCCTTTATCGGCGCGGGCATGCGCTGCCGCGGCGCGCGCATCTTCGCCGACGGGGATATGCTGGCCCACGTCCGCTTCGATATCGCGCGCAGCACGTACGACTACGCGCTGATGATCCCGCAGAGCGAGACCGAACGCGTGCTGGAAGAACAGCTCGCCGGCCTGGGCCTTCAGGTCGAACGCCGGGTGGAGCTGGTGGCGTTCCAGGAACAAGCCGATGGGGTCATCGCCACGCTGCGCCATCCCGACGGCCGCCAGGAAACCGTCGAAGCGGCCTATCTCTGCGGTTGCGACGGCGCGCACAGTACCGTCCGCCACGCACTGGACGCGCCCTTCGAGGGCAACACCATGCCGTCCGACTGGATCCTGGCGGACACCTACATCGACGGCGAAGTCGCGCAGGACGAGCTGACCATCTGCTGGGTGCCGCAGGGCGTGCTGGTGCTGTTTCCCATGGGCGGCAAGCGCTTCCGGGTCATCGCGGATATCGGCACGTCGTCGGCCCAGGCCCCGGCCGCCCCCACGCTGGCCGGGATGCAGGAAGTCCTGGACCAGCGCGGCCCCAAGGGCTTGCGCGCCTACGATCCCTACTGGCTCAGCGGCTTTCGCATCAACGAACGCAAGGTCAAGGAATACCGGCACGGCCGCGTATTCCTGTCGGGCGATGCCGCGCACGTGCACAGCCCGGCCGGTGGCCAGGGCATGAATACCGGCATGCAGGACGCCTTCAACCTGGCATGGAAGCTGGCCATGGTCTGGCACGGCCACGCCGCCCCGTCGCTGCTGGACAGCTATTCGCCGGAACGCAGCGCCGTGGGCGACCAGGTATTGCGCAACGCCGGGAACATGACGCGGATCGCGCTGCTGCGCAATCCCGTGCTGCGCGAATTGCGCAACCTGGCGGCGGGAACACTCTCCCGCATCCCGGCCCTGCGCCAGCGCATGGTGGATCAACTGACCGAGGTCGACCTGCACTACCGGGAAGGCAGCCCGCTGACGCAGTCCCCGCGCGGCGCGGCGGAACGGCCGGCGCCCGGCGACCGCGCGCCGGATATCGCGCTGCGCGCCGGCGATGCCGACGCCCGAGGCCTGTACGACCTGCTGGGCACCGGCCGCTTCGTCGTGCTGTCGGTGGACGCGCCGGCCGTGGACCTGCCCCAGGGCGCGCGCTCCATCGCCGTCGCGGCCATCGCGGCCGCCGACCCGGCCTGGCAGGCCGGCCACGTCTATCTGGTGCGTCCGGACGCCTATGTCGCGCTGAGCGTGCGCGCGGGCGACGACGCAACCATCATCGCCGCGCTGGAACGGCTGGAAACGGACGGTTGA
- a CDS encoding cupin domain-containing protein, protein MTHPVLNIADAQYIDLADLSRQYGSEIPADRYGGRMAPIGRALGASKLGYNVTEIAPGKRAFPFHCHRANEEMFFVIEGSGELRYGASRQPLRAGDVIACPASGPEGAHQILNTGDLPLRILAVSTAVAPELCHYPDTGKFGVLDMADGFAFMGKASDSLDYWEGE, encoded by the coding sequence GTGACCCATCCTGTGCTCAATATCGCCGATGCGCAATACATCGATCTCGCCGACCTGTCCCGCCAATACGGTTCGGAGATCCCCGCGGACCGCTACGGCGGCCGGATGGCGCCGATCGGCCGGGCGCTGGGTGCGAGCAAGCTGGGCTACAACGTCACCGAGATCGCGCCGGGCAAGCGCGCCTTTCCGTTTCATTGCCACCGCGCGAACGAGGAAATGTTCTTCGTGATCGAAGGCAGCGGCGAATTGCGCTACGGCGCATCGCGGCAGCCGCTGCGTGCCGGCGACGTCATCGCCTGTCCGGCGAGCGGGCCGGAGGGCGCGCATCAGATCCTGAACACGGGTGACCTGCCCTTGCGCATATTGGCGGTCAGCACCGCCGTGGCGCCCGAGCTTTGCCACTATCCCGACACCGGCAAATTCGGCGTGCTGGACATGGCCGACGGCTTCGCCTTCATGGGCAAGGCATCCGACAGCCTGGACTACTGGGAAGGCGAATAA
- a CDS encoding DUF1993 domain-containing protein, with translation MPLSMYQASIPVFVRALNVLNGLLDKAEAHASQNGLALSTLVEARLAPDMYPLSGQIQRASDASKFAVKRLSGLDAPSFEDVETTFPELRKRIADTIAWLESVPASALEGSENRTVQLSFGDFKPSFQGDAYLLSFALPNFYFHITTAYDILRHCGVPIGKLDFLGPYSA, from the coding sequence ATGCCCTTGTCGATGTACCAGGCTTCCATCCCCGTTTTCGTCCGCGCGCTCAACGTGCTGAATGGCCTGCTGGACAAGGCCGAGGCGCATGCCAGCCAGAACGGGCTGGCGCTGTCCACGCTGGTAGAGGCGCGCCTGGCGCCCGATATGTATCCGCTGTCCGGCCAGATCCAGCGCGCCAGCGATGCGTCGAAATTCGCGGTCAAGCGCCTGAGCGGCCTGGACGCGCCCAGCTTCGAGGACGTGGAGACCACCTTTCCCGAACTGCGCAAGCGCATCGCCGACACGATCGCCTGGCTCGAAAGCGTACCCGCGTCCGCGCTGGAAGGCAGCGAGAACAGGACGGTGCAGCTCAGCTTCGGCGATTTCAAGCCGTCCTTCCAGGGCGATGCCTACCTGCTGTCCTTCGCGCTGCCGAACTTCTATTTCCATATCACCACGGCCTACGACATCCTGCGCCATTGCGGCGTGCCGATCGGCAAGCTGGACTTCCTGGGGCCGTACTCCGCCTGA
- a CDS encoding HAD family hydrolase yields MRDAPLFLFDVDNTLFDNDRMNRDLDERLRDVLGQHAVQQYRQVYERRRDEAGYADYLGSLQALRIPGVNDAQLVQVSTFLMEYPFPRGVFPGALDVLARARNAVIFSDGDVVFQPHKIRAAGLWDAVDGRVMIHVHKEKMLEQVASAHPASRYVMVDDKLRLLAAIKQAWGDKVTTVFVRQGHYAADAQANAGYPPADMTLDHIGQLADADIPGRA; encoded by the coding sequence ATGCGCGACGCACCGCTATTCCTGTTCGACGTCGATAACACCCTGTTCGATAACGACCGCATGAATCGCGACCTGGACGAGCGGCTGCGCGACGTCCTGGGCCAGCATGCGGTGCAGCAATACCGCCAGGTCTACGAGCGCCGCCGCGACGAAGCCGGCTATGCCGACTACCTGGGCAGCCTGCAGGCCTTGCGCATACCTGGCGTCAACGACGCCCAGCTGGTCCAGGTGTCCACCTTCCTGATGGAGTATCCCTTCCCGCGCGGCGTCTTTCCCGGCGCCCTGGATGTCCTGGCCCGCGCCCGCAATGCCGTGATCTTTTCCGACGGCGACGTGGTGTTCCAGCCGCACAAGATCCGCGCCGCCGGCTTGTGGGATGCGGTGGACGGCCGCGTCATGATCCACGTGCACAAGGAAAAGATGCTGGAACAGGTGGCCAGCGCGCATCCGGCGTCCCGCTACGTGATGGTGGACGACAAGCTGCGCCTGCTGGCGGCCATCAAGCAGGCCTGGGGCGACAAGGTCACCACCGTCTTCGTGCGCCAGGGGCACTACGCCGCCGACGCCCAGGCCAATGCCGGCTATCCACCCGCCGACATGACGCTGGACCACATCGGCCAGCTGGCCGACGCCGATATCCCCGGACGGGCATGA
- a CDS encoding 2-deoxy-5-keto-D-gluconate 6-phosphate aldolase domain-containing protein, whose protein sequence is MQPGYDQALYLLPFDHRNSYVKSMFNLKPPLTAAQQAQVEDSKKLIYEGFLQAAGGGLAKEKAGVLVDEEFGAAILRDARQRGYVTAMSVERSGSDEFHFEYGDDYADHIEEFDPAFAKVLVRYNPQDDDAMNQRQAGRLRALSEYCRGAGRRLMFELLVPATEAQMASVNGDKEAYDLRLRPTLMIEAMRALQEAGVEPDVWKIEGLDRREDCERVVRQARRGGRDRVSCIVLGRGADDDKVRAWLETAAPVPGFIGFAVGRTSFFSAVADYVSGKSSREDAARRIATQYAAWVDIFERARDARPAA, encoded by the coding sequence ATGCAACCCGGTTATGACCAAGCCTTGTACCTGCTGCCCTTCGATCACCGCAACTCGTACGTCAAAAGCATGTTCAACCTGAAGCCGCCCTTGACCGCGGCGCAGCAGGCGCAGGTCGAGGACAGCAAAAAACTGATCTACGAAGGTTTCCTGCAGGCGGCGGGCGGCGGCCTGGCCAAGGAAAAGGCCGGCGTACTGGTCGACGAGGAATTCGGCGCGGCCATCCTGCGCGATGCCCGGCAGCGCGGCTACGTGACCGCGATGTCCGTGGAGCGCAGCGGATCCGACGAGTTCCACTTCGAGTACGGGGACGATTATGCGGACCATATCGAGGAATTCGATCCCGCCTTCGCCAAGGTGCTGGTTCGCTATAACCCGCAGGACGACGACGCCATGAACCAGCGCCAGGCGGGCCGCCTGCGCGCCTTGTCGGAATACTGCCGCGGCGCCGGCCGGCGGCTGATGTTCGAACTGCTGGTGCCGGCCACCGAAGCGCAGATGGCCAGCGTCAACGGCGACAAGGAAGCCTACGACCTGCGCCTGCGGCCCACCCTGATGATAGAGGCCATGCGCGCGCTGCAAGAGGCCGGCGTGGAGCCCGACGTCTGGAAGATCGAAGGGCTGGATCGCCGCGAGGACTGCGAACGTGTGGTGAGGCAGGCCCGCCGCGGGGGGCGCGACCGCGTCAGCTGCATCGTGCTGGGCCGCGGCGCGGACGACGACAAGGTACGCGCCTGGCTGGAGACGGCCGCGCCGGTTCCGGGTTTTATCGGCTTTGCCGTGGGCCGCACCAGCTTCTTCAGCGCGGTGGCCGATTACGTGTCCGGCAAGAGCAGCCGGGAGGACGCCGCCCGCCGCATCGCGACGCAATACGCCGCCTGGGTGGATATCTTCGAACGCGCGCGCGACGCGCGGCCGGCCGCGTGA
- a CDS encoding YbhB/YbcL family Raf kinase inhibitor-like protein: MAGAAAGALCLSWALSAAAAPPGAARPFELVAKGLHDNASLSRANAASAKDATGAMCGGENISPELSFNNPPAGTKSYAVTIYDPDGAMGLGIVHWVVYGIPASTKVLPRGVGAKGPEGSTPGTNRTDGPGYYGPCPPMGDKPHHYIFQAYALDLEPGALKAGLKRDQLIEEMRGHVLASASVMLRYARPAKPVGNK; the protein is encoded by the coding sequence ATGGCTGGAGCCGCCGCCGGCGCCCTATGCCTGTCCTGGGCCCTGTCCGCCGCCGCGGCGCCGCCTGGGGCCGCTCGTCCTTTCGAGCTGGTGGCCAAGGGCTTGCACGACAACGCCTCGCTCAGCCGCGCCAACGCCGCCAGTGCCAAGGACGCCACCGGTGCGATGTGCGGTGGCGAGAATATTTCGCCCGAACTGTCCTTCAACAACCCGCCCGCCGGCACCAAGAGCTACGCGGTCACCATCTACGATCCGGATGGCGCGATGGGCCTGGGCATCGTGCACTGGGTGGTATACGGCATCCCCGCATCGACCAAGGTCCTGCCGCGCGGGGTAGGGGCCAAGGGGCCGGAAGGCTCGACGCCGGGAACCAACCGCACCGATGGCCCGGGCTACTACGGACCTTGCCCGCCCATGGGCGACAAGCCGCACCACTACATCTTCCAGGCCTATGCGCTGGATCTGGAGCCGGGGGCGCTGAAGGCCGGCTTGAAGCGCGACCAGCTGATCGAGGAAATGCGCGGGCATGTGCTGGCGAGCGCCAGCGTCATGCTGCGCTATGCGCGTCCGGCCAAGCCCGTCGGAAACAAATAA
- a CDS encoding FUSC family protein — translation MTIASMLGRLRDLDPDGHGRIKGLRLVAAYGIAAILGGLHALTTLQLPPAVLAIMAGAYALWASVSEARTAPAASCRDLVVLCATAGLGALLYIGLAPLFRLAMPAGAEFALVVGAFFVGFLKRYGVLGSGMGSQLYIGEILAYNFNLVAADIASVAVAVLIAIPSAIIPRLLAGKLEYTGTVGALSPTDIPERWPLPPEAIMGIQAAIAAIVAIAINLVFGLAESVWAVTAATYVVASTASGTADRVRRRIVGTMIGVPLGLLCLPLAIHAPVLLWAAGALAMVLYGMALPTRYDVACGAFAFTLVVTLAASGQHSIELLAARTWQTLLGGGLGLAAALWILPLRERRRVAS, via the coding sequence ATGACGATTGCCTCCATGCTCGGACGCCTGCGCGACCTGGACCCCGACGGGCACGGCCGCATCAAGGGCCTGAGGCTGGTCGCCGCCTATGGCATCGCCGCCATCCTGGGCGGCCTGCATGCCTTGACCACCTTGCAGCTGCCGCCGGCGGTACTGGCCATCATGGCCGGCGCCTACGCCTTGTGGGCCAGCGTGTCCGAAGCCCGCACCGCGCCGGCCGCCTCGTGCCGCGACCTGGTGGTGCTATGCGCCACGGCAGGCCTGGGCGCGCTGCTGTATATCGGCCTTGCGCCGCTGTTCCGCCTTGCCATGCCGGCGGGCGCGGAGTTCGCGCTGGTGGTGGGCGCCTTTTTCGTGGGCTTCCTGAAGCGTTATGGGGTTCTGGGCTCGGGCATGGGCTCGCAGCTCTACATCGGCGAGATCCTGGCGTACAACTTCAACCTGGTCGCCGCCGACATCGCGTCGGTGGCGGTAGCCGTGCTGATCGCGATTCCCTCGGCCATCATCCCCCGCCTGCTGGCCGGCAAGCTGGAATACACGGGGACCGTGGGCGCGCTGTCGCCCACCGACATTCCGGAACGCTGGCCCTTGCCACCCGAGGCCATCATGGGCATACAGGCCGCCATCGCCGCTATCGTCGCCATCGCCATCAACCTGGTCTTCGGCCTGGCCGAGTCGGTGTGGGCCGTCACCGCGGCCACCTACGTGGTGGCCAGCACCGCCTCGGGAACGGCGGATCGCGTGCGCCGCCGCATCGTCGGCACGATGATCGGCGTACCGCTGGGCCTGCTGTGCCTGCCGCTGGCGATCCACGCACCCGTGCTGCTGTGGGCCGCGGGCGCGCTGGCGATGGTGCTGTATGGCATGGCGCTGCCCACGCGCTACGACGTCGCCTGCGGCGCCTTTGCCTTCACGCTGGTGGTGACGCTGGCCGCCAGCGGACAGCACTCCATCGAACTGCTCGCCGCGCGCACGTGGCAGACGCTGCTGGGCGGCGGCCTGGGGCTGGCCGCCGCGCTATGGATACTGCCCTTGCGCGAGCGCCGGCGCGTGGCGTCCTGA